In Actinomadura citrea, a single window of DNA contains:
- a CDS encoding thioester reductase domain-containing protein: MNGADADGTGLAPVPDRRHEGELLEQSGRGRSDVTDLLARFGSGGGARPGGEPPPTGTDGAPAEDGAEWDLERLASAIAARTAPFLGGEQIGVDVDFFDAGATSVDAAGFAAALNRDLGLRLGLDDVFADARPRRLARLGLASAPAAHREHGDAADDENEGRDEDLDLVAADLARADRLPWTGPADATPPRHILLTGATGFLGGHLLLDLLRRGDAHVVCLVRAADAREGERRLGEALAGFRLPWSAEVRRRVTVLPGDIAEPRLGLDDGRWEELAREVDSIVSVAAAVDFLRGYPSLRRANVLGPLTLAELAATGPSKPLHHISSVAVFNEVGIASMGEDDPLARVDRLATGYDRSKWASEVALRRAREHGLTVTLMRPGAIGGHTLTGAHNPTDIGSGLLSAFSRFRKVPAFRAVNAAPVDWVSQVAAAVVYEPDGWGTTYNLTGRPNTLPDVLHDMRLGGMHVPVLGWEEWRAAFLAAMEADPVPELEFLARVLRSATAVKLVEATLLGPAATGERTEAFVARHDLPEPVRYGAQAQLKTYERLAEAGLARLPGRDDPPYLSFHETLEGTLGPAGLVTDTVCSLSLTLSIAGMYQLVRERRVDVRGEMTCARLHPEPLTVESGDIVVRPEDGIPLRHGLHHPLLRYRLALRDAGGQGWWLEGVKTARARRDLWRQARTLAVEVGREGEPASLTGEVVVPADGYVREQIDGIEVDPALPPPEQRLAKLMWLGWFFAQVGWGLLEPSLRAGAELLDLRRDVKDRRREIR, from the coding sequence GTGAACGGAGCGGATGCGGACGGGACCGGGCTGGCCCCGGTCCCCGACCGCCGCCACGAGGGCGAACTGCTGGAGCAGAGCGGCCGCGGGCGGAGCGATGTGACGGACCTGCTGGCCCGGTTCGGATCCGGAGGCGGCGCCCGGCCGGGCGGGGAGCCGCCGCCGACCGGAACGGACGGCGCACCGGCCGAGGACGGCGCGGAATGGGATCTTGAGCGGCTTGCCTCGGCCATCGCCGCCCGGACGGCGCCCTTCCTCGGCGGCGAGCAGATCGGCGTCGACGTGGACTTCTTCGACGCCGGCGCGACGTCGGTCGACGCCGCCGGGTTCGCCGCGGCGCTCAACCGCGACCTCGGCCTGCGGCTCGGCCTGGACGACGTCTTCGCCGACGCCAGACCGCGCCGCCTCGCGCGGCTGGGCCTGGCGTCCGCGCCGGCGGCGCACCGGGAGCACGGCGACGCCGCCGACGACGAGAACGAGGGCAGGGACGAGGATCTCGACCTGGTGGCGGCCGACCTCGCCCGCGCGGACCGCCTGCCCTGGACCGGCCCGGCCGACGCGACCCCGCCTCGCCACATCCTGCTGACCGGCGCGACCGGCTTCCTCGGCGGGCACCTGCTGCTCGACCTGCTGCGGCGGGGCGACGCGCACGTCGTCTGCCTGGTGCGTGCCGCCGACGCGCGGGAGGGCGAGCGGCGCCTCGGCGAGGCGCTCGCCGGCTTCCGGCTGCCGTGGTCCGCGGAGGTCCGGCGACGGGTGACGGTGCTGCCGGGCGACATCGCCGAGCCGCGGCTCGGGCTGGACGACGGCCGGTGGGAGGAGCTGGCGCGGGAGGTGGACTCGATCGTCAGCGTCGCGGCGGCGGTCGACTTCCTGCGCGGCTACCCCTCGCTGCGCCGCGCCAACGTGCTCGGGCCGCTGACGCTCGCCGAGCTCGCGGCGACCGGGCCGTCCAAGCCGCTGCACCACATCTCCTCGGTCGCGGTGTTCAACGAGGTCGGCATCGCCTCCATGGGCGAGGACGACCCGCTCGCGCGCGTCGACCGCCTCGCCACCGGCTACGACCGGTCGAAGTGGGCGTCGGAGGTGGCGCTGCGGCGGGCCCGCGAGCACGGCCTGACCGTGACGCTCATGCGCCCGGGCGCCATCGGCGGGCACACCCTCACCGGCGCGCACAACCCGACCGACATCGGCAGCGGCCTGCTGTCGGCGTTCTCCCGGTTCCGCAAGGTGCCCGCGTTCCGGGCCGTCAACGCCGCCCCGGTCGACTGGGTCAGCCAGGTCGCCGCCGCCGTGGTGTACGAGCCGGACGGCTGGGGGACGACCTACAACCTCACCGGACGGCCCAACACGCTGCCGGACGTCCTGCACGACATGCGGCTCGGCGGGATGCACGTCCCCGTGCTCGGCTGGGAGGAGTGGAGGGCCGCCTTCCTGGCCGCCATGGAGGCCGACCCGGTCCCCGAGCTGGAGTTCCTGGCGCGGGTCCTGCGCAGCGCGACGGCCGTCAAGCTGGTCGAGGCGACACTCCTCGGCCCGGCGGCCACCGGCGAGCGCACCGAGGCCTTCGTGGCGCGGCACGACCTGCCCGAACCGGTCCGCTACGGCGCGCAGGCGCAGCTGAAGACCTACGAGCGGCTCGCGGAGGCGGGCCTGGCGCGGCTGCCCGGCCGCGACGACCCGCCGTACCTGTCGTTCCACGAGACCCTCGAAGGGACGCTGGGGCCCGCGGGCCTGGTCACCGACACGGTCTGCTCGCTGTCGCTGACGCTGTCGATCGCCGGGATGTACCAGCTCGTCAGGGAACGGCGCGTCGACGTGCGCGGCGAGATGACGTGCGCGCGGCTGCACCCGGAACCGCTGACGGTGGAGTCGGGCGACATCGTCGTCCGCCCCGAGGACGGGATCCCGCTGCGCCACGGACTGCACCATCCGCTGCTGCGGTACCGGCTCGCGCTCCGCGACGCGGGCGGGCAGGGCTGGTGGCTGGAGGGCGTCAAGACCGCCCGCGCGCGCCGCGACCTCTGGCGGCAGGCCCGCACGCTGGCGGTCGAGGTCGGCCGCGAGGGCGAGCCGGCCAGCCTGACCGGCGAGGTCGTCGTGCCGGCCGACGGCTACGTCCGCGAGCAGATCGACGGCATCGAGGTCGATCCCGCGCTGCCGCCGCCGGAGCAGCGCCTGGCCAAGCTGATGTGGCTCGGCTGGTTCTTCGCCCAGGTCGGCTGGGGCCTGCTCGAACCGAGCCTGCGCGCCGGAGCGGAACTGCTGGACCTGCGCCGGGACGTGAAGGACCGCAGGAGGGAGATCCGATGA
- a CDS encoding alpha/beta hydrolase encodes MTARRLHARHGAAAIEHIPFRASDGTELALARVTRANGSEGAADGERPAVLLLHGLTASSDMFVLPETRNLVDVLLDAGYEPWLLDWRGSCRLPHNDDDRAGYSFDDVALYDIPEAVARVRERIGGRRLFVVAHCLGALSLSLSMTAGLVPGLAGVVAQGVFLTPKLAASTRLRMHFGFEVLRRRIRHVPVDFRKAGFRSRYTPLFALASLGADCPDPTCQMLHNSAWSVGASLFVHDQLDRRTHERLADLFGSAPMCVIPHLRRIELAHTVVRWNLSDGRYRALPENALDAADRIDCPVLLMSGSENGLWLDANKLCHDVLAARHPRLDVRYVEIPGYGHVDPFIGRSAALDVFGHIVEFLDERR; translated from the coding sequence ATGACGGCACGACGGCTCCACGCGCGGCACGGCGCCGCCGCGATCGAGCACATCCCGTTCCGGGCGTCCGACGGGACCGAGCTCGCACTGGCCCGCGTGACCCGCGCGAACGGCTCCGAAGGCGCCGCGGACGGCGAGCGGCCCGCGGTGCTGCTGCTGCACGGCCTCACCGCGTCCTCCGACATGTTCGTCCTGCCGGAGACCCGCAACCTGGTGGACGTGCTGCTCGACGCGGGCTACGAGCCGTGGCTGCTGGACTGGCGCGGCAGCTGCCGGCTCCCCCACAACGACGACGACCGCGCGGGCTACAGCTTCGACGACGTCGCGCTCTACGACATCCCCGAGGCGGTGGCGCGGGTCCGGGAGCGGATCGGCGGGCGGCGGCTGTTCGTCGTGGCGCACTGCCTCGGGGCGCTGTCGCTGTCGCTCAGCATGACGGCGGGCCTCGTGCCGGGACTGGCGGGCGTGGTGGCGCAGGGGGTCTTCCTGACGCCGAAACTGGCCGCCTCGACGCGCTTGCGCATGCACTTCGGTTTCGAGGTGCTGCGGCGGCGCATCCGGCACGTCCCCGTCGACTTCCGCAAGGCCGGGTTCCGGTCCAGGTACACCCCGCTGTTCGCCCTGGCGTCCCTCGGGGCGGACTGCCCGGACCCCACCTGCCAGATGCTGCACAACTCCGCCTGGAGCGTGGGCGCGTCGCTGTTCGTCCACGACCAGCTGGACCGGCGCACCCACGAACGGCTGGCCGACCTGTTCGGCAGCGCGCCGATGTGCGTCATCCCGCACCTGCGGCGCATCGAACTGGCCCACACCGTGGTGCGGTGGAACCTCTCCGACGGCCGCTACCGCGCGCTGCCGGAGAACGCCCTGGACGCCGCGGACCGCATCGACTGCCCCGTCCTGCTGATGTCCGGAAGCGAGAACGGGCTCTGGCTGGACGCCAACAAGCTGTGCCACGACGTCCTGGCGGCACGGCACCCGCGGCTCGACGTGCGCTACGTCGAGATCCCCGGCTACGGGCACGTGGACCCGTTCATCGGCCGGAGCGCCGCACTGGACGTGTTCGGGCACATCGTCGAGTTCCTCGACGAGCGCCGGTGA
- a CDS encoding glycosyltransferase family 2 protein produces the protein MKVWETQEFLFDDGPDARVLDYPHYGLELALARLRRRNPPAAPWWRRYVRTWQSFEPGRAFPGEGDAEEGEPLVYGLSQVWNEDDVIYATVRNLLLEGADEVFVLDDASDDDSASEAEAAGATVIRDESDGKFDELRRTRRMLEVIDERTRAAGRPVWWIVVDADEFPRGPRGTTIRDLVRTLPPSVDTVGSRVLEHYPGRTSAPKPRHHPLDELPNARWHDNPSCPAGHWKHQLLRVREPGSLRFMFGRHTIAAPPGRRPVVESEASLLMHHFPLRGREWTEEKFRLAGSAAGRYGASSDSFVKRRLEKRLRMLGLAYAEEYHLLPNMFPGEPRTGTPVRDWRELVPQAERACAHEVGAPL, from the coding sequence ATGAAGGTATGGGAAACACAGGAGTTCCTTTTCGACGACGGGCCGGACGCCAGGGTCCTCGACTATCCGCACTACGGGCTCGAACTGGCTCTGGCGCGCCTCCGCCGGCGCAACCCGCCCGCCGCGCCGTGGTGGAGGAGGTACGTCAGGACGTGGCAGAGCTTCGAACCGGGCCGGGCCTTCCCGGGTGAGGGGGACGCCGAGGAGGGCGAGCCGCTCGTCTACGGCCTCTCCCAGGTCTGGAACGAGGACGACGTCATCTACGCGACCGTCAGGAATCTCCTCCTGGAGGGAGCCGACGAGGTCTTCGTCCTGGACGACGCCTCCGACGACGACTCGGCGTCGGAGGCGGAAGCCGCGGGCGCGACCGTCATACGCGACGAGAGCGACGGGAAGTTCGACGAGCTCCGGCGCACCAGGCGGATGCTGGAGGTCATCGACGAACGGACCCGGGCCGCGGGACGGCCGGTGTGGTGGATCGTCGTGGACGCCGACGAGTTCCCGCGCGGCCCGCGGGGGACCACGATCCGCGACCTCGTCCGGACGCTGCCGCCGTCGGTGGACACCGTCGGCAGCCGCGTCCTGGAGCACTACCCGGGACGGACGTCGGCGCCGAAGCCCCGGCACCACCCGCTGGACGAGCTGCCGAACGCCCGCTGGCACGACAACCCGTCGTGCCCGGCGGGCCACTGGAAGCACCAGCTGCTCCGCGTCCGCGAGCCCGGCTCGCTCCGCTTCATGTTCGGCCGGCACACCATCGCGGCCCCGCCCGGCAGGAGGCCCGTCGTCGAGAGCGAGGCGTCCCTGCTGATGCACCACTTCCCGCTGCGGGGCCGGGAGTGGACGGAGGAGAAGTTCCGGCTGGCGGGCTCGGCGGCCGGCCGCTACGGCGCGAGCTCGGACTCGTTCGTCAAGCGGCGGCTGGAGAAGCGGCTGCGGATGCTCGGCCTCGCGTACGCGGAGGAGTACCACCTGCTGCCCAACATGTTCCCCGGGGAGCCGAGGACGGGCACGCCGGTGCGCGACTGGCGGGAACTGGTCCCGCAGGCGGAACGCGCCTGCGCCCACGAGGTCGGCGCTCCCCTGTGA